The Peribacillus simplex genome contains the following window.
ATTTACAAAAAGCATTATCAACCATCATGAGAACGGATATAATCACAGGGCACCCGCTAGATTTCGTCGAAGAAATCGGGGCTGTTTTTTGCGATAACAATATCAGCTGCCTTCCAATCGTAAAAGAAAGGAAGTTAGTAGGCATCATAACCGGTTCTGATTTGCTTCATTCATACGTTGAGTTGACCGGAGTCAACCAGCCCGGTTCCCAAATCGAAATCAAAATCCCTGATAAGGCAGGTACCCTTCATGATATTGCCCGCATTTTCAAAAGGCGCAATTCCAATATCCTGAGCACTCTTGTTTATCCTGAAAAAGATGGGACCGATTATAAGATTCTTGTAATTCGAGTGCAGACGATGAATCCATTTATGGTGGTGGAGGATTTGAAGAAAGAGGGCTATACCGTTTTATGGCCTAGTCTACCGGGGATTTCCCATGAATGATACATCCCTTTTTGTCTATTCGGATGAACTCCTTACCTATAAATTCAACGATGAACATCCGTTCAATCAAAAACGGCTTAAACTCACGCTGGATTTGTTAAAAAAACACCATGCCATCAGTGATGATCAAATTATCAAGCCAAGAATGGCTACAGATGAAGAATTGGAATTGATCCATGATCAGCATTATGTAAACGCTGTCAGATTAGCAGGGCAGGGTAAGCTCCCCCCTGAAAAGGCCATGAATTACGGGCTTGGAACAGAAGATACCCCAATCTTCCCCAGGATGCATGAAGCAAGCGCCTTGCTTGTAGGCGGTACATTAACTGCGGTTGATGCCGTCATGACCGGCCAGTCCCTGCATGCACTTAATCTTGGAGGGGGCCTGCATCACGGTTTCCGAGGGAAAGCCTCGGGCTTCTGCATTTATAACGATAGTTCGGTCGCGATTAAATACCTGCAAAAAAAATATGGGGCACGTGTCTTATATGTCGATACTGATGCACATCATGGCGACGGAGTCCAATGGTCATTTTATGATGATCCGGATGTATGCACCCTATCCATTCATGAAACGGGACGCTACTTATTTCCCGGCACAGGCAATATTAACGAACGGGGTCAAGGAACAGGATACGGCTATTCATTCAACATCCCGGTTGATGCATTCACGGAAGATGGCTCCTGGCTCGAATGCTATACAGTTTCCTTTAAGGAGGTCATTGAATTCTTCAAACCGGATGTCATTTTAACGCAAAACGGAGCGGATTCCCATTATTACGATCCGCTCACCCATTTATCGGCCACCATGAAGATTTATAGAGAAATACCAAAGTTAGCCCACGAAATGGCTCATAAGTATTGCGAAGGACGGTGGATTGCAGTAGGGGGCGGGGGATATGATATATGGCGCGTCGTCCCGAGGGCTTGGTCGAGGGTCTGGCTTGAAATGACGGATAATGATATATCAGGTCCCTTATCAAAAGAATGGCTTGAATGCTGGCAGCCTGAGTCCCCAGTTTCGCTACCGAAAGAATGGGATGATATGGAGGATATATACGAACCCATTCCGAGGAAGCCTGAAATTACCGAGAAAAATGCCCTGACACTTGAAAAGGTTCTATATCCCATTCGGTCTTCCAAGCAAACATCGGCAAGCAAGGACCACAGTAAACCAAAAGATCGTTGAAAAACGATCTTTTTTTTAAGAAACAAAAGAGAGTGCCCCCAGGACACTCTCCAAACCAGCTTATTTCGTTGATTGACGATTTTCAATCCGATGTGGCAGGATCACTTTTTCATGACCTTCCTCCACTTCTTCTTTATTCATCAACTTTGTCAGAAGCCTCATCGCAACGGCACCAATATCATATAAAGGTTGAACGATCGTCGTGATTTGCGGTCGCACCATCAATGTCAATCTCGTATTGTCGAAGCTGATCACTTCAAAGTCTTCCGGTACATTATACCCTTTGTCCTGTGCCGCATGGACAATTCCAAGCGCCATTTCATCAGCACTGGCGATGAATGCCGTCGGTTTCTCTTCAGCTTCCAGTGACTTTTCAAAAGATTCGATTCCTGAATCATATGTATAATCGCCTTCAACAATATAGCTTTCATCGAAAGTAAGCCCAGCTTCTTTCAACCCTCGTTTATAACCAGTCAATTTCTTTTCATCAATCAGCGCGGAAGGATTTCCGCTTACAAAAGCGATATGCTTGTGGCCTTTTTTAGCAAAGAAGGTCACTGCGTCGAATGCCGCCGCCTCATAATCAATATTAACCGATGGAACTTGTCCGCTTTCATCCACCGAACCTGCCAGAACGATTGGAACGGGTGAATTCTTAAACTCTTTGACATGCTCATCAGAAATGTTACCGCCCATGAATACGATACCATCCACTTGTTTTCCAAGCATCGTATTCAACAAATGGAATTCCTTATCTATATTCTCATCGGAACTGCTTAGAATGATATTGTATTTATACATGGTGGCTATATCTTCTATGCCTCGTGCCAATTCGGCAAAAAAGATGCTCGAGATATCCGGAATTATGACCCCGACTGTTGTTGTTTTCTTGCTGGCAAGACCCCTTGCCACTGCATTGGGACGGTACCCCAACTTCTCGATCACATCCGAAACTTTCTTCCTTGTTGCAGGCTTTACATTCGGATTCCCGTTAACTACACGGGAAACGGTGGCCATGGAAACATTCGCCTCACGCGCCACATCATAAATGGTTATATTATTCATTCATCCATTCCTCCATTTCTTTCATTTTCCCCATAAAAGACCCGAATTATTTCGGGAAAAATTCTTTTATGCGTTTTCCTCTATAAGGAAGATTATTTTAGGAACGATCTGCCTAACAAAAAATGCAGTCCTACTCTCTTCTCAGTCAAAGATTCAATACCCTTTTCAAGTATAAAATTCACATAGATATCACTTTATGTATGACTCAATCTTCCGAACAGTTCTCATTCTTGTTATTTATCATACGATAGTCGAATCTTTCCTGCAATCCAATAGTGCCTATTTCGATGCTTTTTCTGCAAAAACAAGTATTTTACCATTAAAAATAGCCCTTGCCAAGGAGGTAAGGGCCGTAAGTAGATATTTTAAAGACTTTCCAGCTTATACAGTTACCCAATTCAAACGTTTAATTTCATCGTAGAATTCATCAAATTGTTTGAAGTCCATTTGCTGTGCAGAATCCGATAAAGCAACAGATGGGTCTGGATGCACTTCTGCCATTACACCGTCAGCACCGATTGCAAGCGCCGCTTTAGCCGTCGGAAGCAAGAGGTCGCGACGTCCAGTGGAATGCGTCACATCAACCATGACCGGTAAATGGGTTTCTTGTTTTAAGATCGGTACGGCAGAGATATCAAGTGTGTTTCTTGTTGCTTTTTCGTAAGTGCGGATACCGCGTTCACAAAGGATTATGTTGCCATTGCCCTGCGACATGATATATTCCGCTGCATGAATGAACTCTTCAATCGTTGCAGCCAGTCCGCGTTTTAAAAGAACTGGTTTATTTACGGCACCAGCCGCTTTTAGCAAGTCGAAGTTTTGCATGTTGCGTGCACCGATTTGGATGACATCAATATGATCGATCGCCGCTTCGATATCGTTAGCGCTCACGATTTCACTGATGACGGCCAAGCCGTATTCGTCAGCAACACGTTTAAGTATTTGTAAGCCCTCCAAACCAAGTCCTTGGAAGTCGTATGGGGATGTACGTGGCTTAAATGCACCTCCGCGCATCAATTTCAAACCTTTAGCTTTAATGACTTCCGCCACCGCAGCAGTTTGTTCATAAGATTCAACGGCACATGGTCCGAAAACGAAGCTCGGGATTCCATTACCGACCAATTCACCCTTAATGTCGATGATAGTGTCTTCAGCCTTTTGTTTTCTAGATACAAGAAGCGTTTTCTTCTGATCGTCTTTTTGAAGCTCCAAGCCCAATTTGAAGATTTCTTTGAAAATATGTTTAATCGAACCAAGATCAAGCGGTCCTTGATGATTAGCTTCGATAAGATCCAGCATTGTTCTTTCACGGACCGGATCGTAACGGTTTACACCTTGTTTTTCTTTAACGCGACCAATTTCCTGTACAAGTTCAGCACGTTGATTAATAAGATGTAATAACTGAAGGTTCACATCATCCAGTTGATTACGAAGTCCATCAAGCTCTTTGTTGCTCATTACAAATCCATCCCTTCGTTTTTTAAAATAGAAATCGGTTCAGCGGATTCAAACTAAAAAAATCCCATCCGGACCCTCGAACATCCACCCCGATTGTTTTATCAATGAAAATTTTAGAATATTTCATGTATGATAAAATCAATTATAAATGAAGTGTCCATAAATGTCACTAACTTTTTCTTTAATAATTAAACGCTTTTAAGCATTAAAGTTATAAATACTTAAAACTAGGTGCCGCTCATGCCAGAAAAACGATTACACAGAATATTGAAACACGATCCGTTGTAGGAATTATATTGGAAATAGAACAGGAAAGCTATCATTTAATTGATCATTTTTCACAAGAACATAGAAAAGTTTAAATCTTCTGCCACTTGTCCGAAGCCGGGAAATATTTATAGAGTCTTTACGGAAGGGCCTCCCTAGAAAAGGTTTCCCCAGGATTAACATCCTTAGGCCCGCCAATCAATGGAATAATAAAAGGCCGGATTCCCTACCTAAGGGATCCGGCCTTTATCAATCATTCATTAATGGCTTTGCTTAATGAATCATATGTAATCCGCCAATGAGATTCATTCCAGGCCGGTTTTCCACTTTTAAAAAGGATGGCCTGAGGTGATTGATGTTTGATATCAAATGTTTCTGCCACATAATTGGATAGTGGACGAGCTTCCTGAACGGCTAAATAGGCCGTTTTAAGTTGTTCGTTCTCTAAGATGTACTTTTCATATTGTTCATATGCTTCAGCACTGACCGGGCATGTTACGCTATGCTTGAAAAGTAGGAAAGTATCCTCTTTTAAAAGCTGATTGAATTGTTCTTCTGTTTCAATTTTGGTAATCTTCATAATGCATCTCCTTTCCTTGTACATATAAATTTTACCATCAAAAAGGCGGTGAAGCCACCGAAGCGCTTCACCGCCTTATTCTACGTAACTTTATGTCACTTCATCCCTTTTAAAAGAATGGAGGGTCAAGAATTTATTTCGTTAGTTTATTCTCTGTTTCATCAAATGCCTTTTTCGCTTCATCAAGTTTTAATTTTGCCGTATTCTTGTTTCCGCTTGTAGGATCGGCAGGATCAGTTTCCGGGTTGCTGCCGTTAGCAAAATTCGTTTCTACAGATACGATAGGGGAATCGGAAGTTCCCGTCACATCTATATCCTTATTGCTCGAATTTGTCGTATCATCAGCAGAGTCGCCGTTTTCTTTTCCCGTTTTTAGTCTTTTCACTTTATTAACGATATTTGAAGATTTATTTGAAACGATTTCCGTTACGGAGCTTGTTTTTTCTTTTGCAGTATCAGCAAGAACCGTACCTTTTTCCATCGCCGTTTGTCTTAATCTCTCCGTTTTCTCTGAAATGTTTTTAGCTTGTTCATTGAAATCGTTCCTTAGTTCCTTGCCTGTTTTGGGAGCCATGAACAAAGCAGTGGCCGCTCCGATCATCCCGCCGATCAAGGCGCCAATCATAAAGTCCTTAGAATTGATCGAGTCGCGTTCGTCCTCATATGATTTCTGATAGTCCTTTGTCTGAAATTCTTTTTGAGTCATAATACATTCCCCTTTCAATTTTCAGTTCATTTTTTATATAACTAGATTTATGATCTAGAACGTAAAAACCTTTTTTTAGGCAGGTTATCGGTTTCCAGTGCTTCCCTTTCTAATTCCGCACTTTCAGTTGGGGTTGGGGCAGCCTGTTTGCTTCTAGTCTTCCATTTATCCCTAATCTCTAAAGCTACATTACTCCATTGTACAATCTGTGAGATTCGTTCTTGATTATTATCAATCTCAGCCTGCACTTTATGGGAAACCTTTTGGATGGAAGAATTAAAGCTTGAGATGGATGTACCTACATCCTTCACAGCATCCACCACCGTGTTCAGGTTTTCTGACTTTTGCTGCAAATCTTCAGCCAACGTATTCGTTTTATGTAATAGCTGGGTAGTTTCGAGCGTTATGCCCTGCATTTGGCTCTCTAGTCCTGTCAGCGTCCGGGCCACACTGTCCAGGGTTGTTTGAAGCGATGTCAGTACCTTTGTCAGGAAAATAACAAGGACCAAAAAGGCTATCGCTGCAACAGCAGCACTTACGTATAAAATAATCTCCATTGGAACACCTCCGAAAAAATCGACTTATTTAGTAGCTGTTAGATATTAATTACCCCTTCCCTATTATTATAAACGTATTTATTTTTTCAATATACCCCATCAAACCCTAATCTGGAAATATTGTTGCCTGCATCCAGTTCCTCCATGAAATTCATGGGGTGACACTTATGGCTGGAAATCGGGTATGATAGAAAGATAAGTCGAATTTAAACAATGGAGGTATTTTTATGAAAGATCCCAGAATTGAAACATTGGCTAAAAATTTAATCAATTATTCCGTGAAGCTTCAAAAAGGTGAAAGAATCTTGATCGAAAACTTTGGATTGCAGCGTGAACTTGTTAACGCCCTTGTGAATGAAGCCTATGCAGCTGGTGGTTACCCATTCGTCCTTTTAAAGGATCACCAAGTCGATCGTGCCTTGTTGATGGGTGCCAAAGAAGAACAGTACAAGATGATGGGTGAGTTTGAAGCAAACGTAATGAACCAGATGGATGCCTATATCGGGCTTCGTGCCGGGGATAATATCAATGAACAATCCGATGTCCCTCCAGAGAAGATGGCGATTCATGGACAGACAGTCGGTAAAGTACATAGAAATATCCGCGTGCCAAAAACAAAATGGGTCGTACTTCGCTACCCGACAAATTCCATGGCCCAATTAGCCAAAATGAGCACTGAAGCATTTGAAGACTTTTATTTCGAAGTCTGCAACCTCGACTATGGCAAAATGAGCGCAGCAATGGACAGTCTTGTCGAATTGATGGATAAAACGGATAAGGTCCGCTTAACCGGGCCCGGAACGGATCTAACCTTCTCCATCAAAGACATTAAAGCCATCAAATGTGCAGGTGAGCTGAACATTCCTGACGGTGAAGTATATACGGCTCCTGTTAAAGATTCCATCAATGGAGTGATTTCGTATAATACTCCGTCCCCTTATCAGGGCTTTACTTTTGAAAACGTGAAGTTAACATTCAAGGATGGAAAAATCGTTGAAGCGGCTGCGAATGATACGGATCGCATCAACAAAATTTTTGATACTGATGAAGGCGCACGATATGTCGGTGAATTTGCAATTGGTGTAAATCCTTATATTCTACACCCGATGCAGGATATCCTCTTTGATGAAAAAATTGATGGAAGTTTTCATTTCACTCCCGGACAATGCTATGATGATGCCTTTAACGGAAACCATTCAGACATTCACTGGGACCTGGTCAACATTCAACGCCCAGAATACGGCGGAGGGGAAATCCATTTTGATGACGTCTTGATACGTAAGGACGGGCGCTTCGTTTTACCTGAACTGGAAAATTTAAATCCAGAAAATTTAAAATAACAAAAATTCCAATAAAAAAACGACCGACCCGTGCTAACGGATCGGTCGTTTTTTTATTTTACCTGCAGTGAATGCTCGTAGGCTGCTTGGAACTTCTGAATGTCCCCCGCACCCATGAATAACACGACACTGTTTTCATGATTTTGCAATATTGCAGTTGTGTTCTCCGTTATCAGCTCGGCACCTGGAATTTTATCTTGAAGGTCCTCAATCGACAACTTCCCTTGATGTTCACGGGCAGATCCAAAAATTTCACATAAGTATACTTTGTCGGCCAAATTCAAGCTGTCGGCGAATTCATCCAGGAATGCCTGCGTTCTCGAGAAAGTATGCGGTTGGAATACCGCAACAACCTCACGCTCTGGATATTTCTGACGCGCCGAGTCCACAGTTGCAGAGATCTCGGTCGGATGGTGTGCATAATCATCAATGATGATCTGGCTTCCGATTTCCTTTTCGGAGAACCTGCGTTTAACTCCGCCAAAAGTCCGCAATTGGGCTTTCACAGCTTCTTTATCCAAGTTTTCATATTTACAAAGTGCAATGACACCAAGTGCGTTCAACACATTATGCTTTCCAAAGGTAGGAATAGTGAATGTATCATAGTAATTGTTCCTTACGTGCACATCAAAAGTGGTGCCATCCGGAGTGACGGAAACATTTTTCGCTTGGAAATCATTTCCTTCTGCAAATCCGTAAAAAATAACTGGTACTTTAGCCTGAATATGTGGTAAATGCTCATCATCCCCGCACGCAAAAATGCCTTTGTTGACTTGAAGGGCCATCGTTTGGAAAGCCTCGAACACGTCTTCGACATTGGCGTAATAATCAGGATGGTCAAAATCGATATTCGTCATGATTGCATAATCCGGATAATATGAAAGGAAATGACGGCGATATTCACATGCTTCGAATACGAAGTAATCAGAATTCACGATTCCTTTACCCGTTCCATCCCCAATCAAAAAGGATGTCGGTTTAGGCCCGCCCATTACATGGGCCAGTAAGCCGGTCGTCGATGTTTTACCATGCGCTCCCGTAACCGCCACGCTGATAAAGTTTTTCATGAAATCACCTAGGAAACGGTGATAACGGATGATCGGCAAACCAAGTTCCTTTGCCTTCATGATTTCCGGATGACTATCCGGAAACGCATTTCCTGCAATGATGGTCATTCCAGGTTGAATATTTTCCTCGTTAAAAGGAAGGATTTTAATCCCGGCTTTTTCTAATGCCAATTGTGTAAAAAATTCTTTTTCGTAGTCGGAACCCTGCACTTCAATATTCATATCATGCAGTATTTGTGCAAGAGCACTCATACCCGACCCTTTAATTCCCACAAAATGGTAAGCAGTCATAAAGCGAACCTCCACCAATCGTCTACCTGTATGACAGTATATGACGTCATCTTTTATTTGTTTTTTCATTACGAGACTTGTTAGAAACGCAATTTCTTCATAGTTTTTCATGCTTATATTTTCAATCTTTCATCAACAAAAAACTATTATATCACTTTTTTATTCATTCATCCATGTCAGGGAGGTTCCAATTTATAAAATCATTGGCTTTTGCCTCAATTAACGTGATAATAACAAGGTTTTCACCCTTTTACATTATATACAATTTCCTTTTAATAGGTTCTCTTAATTAACATGTAAAAATTCCAGTTCTTCTTCCGTAATCAAAACATCCCTGGGCCTTGAGCCCCTGGATTCAGAAACGACTCCTTGCTGCTCCATCATTTCTATTAAACGCGCTGCACGGTTGTAACCGACACGGAAGCGCCTTTGGACACTCGATGCAGATGCAGCCTGTTGGCTCACGACAAATTCACATGCCTCGAAAAATAGTTCATCCGCTTCTTCCGTGACCTGGGCCCTGTTCAACAAGTCTTCCTGTTCAAACAGATATTTAGGCTGCTGCTCCAGTTTGACATGGTTGACAACTTGATCGATTTCTTCATCACTTACAAAAGTCCCTTGCAGGCGAACCGTTTTTGAAGAGCCGTTTTCAGCAAATAACATATCGCCTCTTCCCAACAGTTTTTCCGCACCTCCGCTATCGATGATCGTACGGGAGTCGACTTGTGAAGAAACCGAAAAAGCGATCCTTGTCGGGATATTTGCCTTGATCAATCCAGTTATGACATCGACAGACGGTCTCTGAGTGGCTACAATCAAATGAATGCCACAGGCCCGGGCCTTTTGAGCAATCCGGCAAATCGCTTCCTCTACATCAGCCGGGGACATCATCATTAGATCCGCAAGCTCATCGATGATCACTAGGATATAAGGCAGCTTGCTTGAAAATTGACCGGCTTTTTCCGCTTGGTCATTAAAGCGGGTGATATCACGTACACCTGCATGTACAAACAATTCATAACGCCGTTCCATTTCCTCTACCGCCCATTTAAGCGCGGCCGTAGCCGCTTTTACATCGGTTATGACTGGACTGACCAAATGCGGGATTCGATTATATGGGGCAAGTTCGACCATTTTGGGATCGATCAACAGCAATTTCAACTCCTGCGGCGTCGCTTTATACAGCAAGCTTACCAGCATGGTGTTGATACAGACACTTTTCCCCGATCCCGTTTGCCCGGCTATCAATCCATGCGGCATCTTCCTCAAATCCGTGATTATCGGCTGACCGGATATATCTAGTCCCAAAGCCACAGCAAGCGGTGATTCATGCTCTTGAAACTCATTACTTTCCAAAACCTCCCGCAAAAATACCGGCTTGCTTTTCCTGTTCGGAATCTCGATCCCAATTGTATGTTTACCCGGTATAGGCGCTTCCATCCGCATATCCTGAGCGGCAAGGCTTAATTTGATGTCATCCATCAGGTTCGTCACTTTATTCACCTTCACACCGGGTTCCGGATGCACCTCGAATCGGGTTACTGCCGGTCCTTGAGTGACATTGACGACCTTAGCACGGACATTGAAGTTTTTCAAGGTCTCATCAAGTAATAAAGTCTGTTCTTCGAGCCACTCATCATCATGCACAGCATAAGTGGGAGGTGTCAGCAACTCGATATTCGGAAACACATAATATGGATTATCATCGGCTTCAACGGAACCAAACACTTCCGGGGTATCGCTCTGCCAACCTTCTGCTGAAGCCCCTGTATTATCAGCTTCTTGATTCCCATTTTCAGAAATGTGATGTTCCTGTTCAAATGCAGGCTTAAAGACAGGAGTCGAACCGATATTGGATTCAGCTGTTTTGTCAGGCACTGCGACCGTTACGTTGCCATATTCAGTATCCACTAAGGTTGAGGGTCCTTGAATGACCGGAGTCTCCTCCTTCGACATAACTTTGCCATCCTCCGGTTCCCGTTCAGGAATGGAGGATGGTTTCGCTTGTCCTGCCTCCGTTTCATCAGCATTGATCAGAGATCGCTTATCAGGTGAAACGATTACCCTTTCGGCATTAGGGCTTTTTTTTTCCGGCAGCATTTTATTCATGAACTCATTTTTTTCCCGGTCTTGCTTAAGCATCATCACATTAAATGGGATATGTTTTTTCGGACGATTAGGCTGTTCCGGTTTTGCCTCTGATGGATCACTTTCTGGATGGATCCCTTGACTTACAGGTGGTTGAGTCGATTGTACCGGGACCGATATAGCTTCAGCCGGCTTGTCCATGATGGATACAGCGACTTCGCGTCCAAAATCAATTGGGTCCTGTTCATAAGACTCTTTTTCTTCCGCATGCTCATCTATAACAGGCTCACTTACTGCTTCTTCAGGTCGTGCCTCAATGGACTTCTTACGAAAGAAAGCGGGTATCTCCGCCCCTTCCCTTTTTTTTTCCGCTTGCTCTTGTACAAGAACAGATGGTTTTATCGTCAATTCCTCAAAGGCTTTTGGGGTTTCAGGGATGGATCTTGGAATCTCAATATCGGGTTCTTCTTTATTAAGGACGGGCAATTTGCTTTCTAATTCATATTCGACAATTCCTTCAGAAGGGATTATCTTTTTTTCCGGACGACGGAACCCATAAATGGGTGAAGGGATTTCCGTTGGGCGGAATGGAGTATTTGAAGGGACTATTTTCGAGTTTTCCTCCCGATCTAAGCTTCTCCGTTTTGTTTCGGGATCCCTAACAGGCCTTCTCGTTTCTTTGGTCACATTCCCCTGCTCTGGTTCGTGATTTTCCCTGTTTCTTTCCCTAGGCTTTCTTTTTTTCTGCTCCCGGTCAGGAATGAGCGGAAACTTGAACTGTCCTTTGGGATATTGAAACAGGATTTTCGTATCCGGATCTGGAGTCTGTGACATTTTTTCCACTGTTTGATTGTAAACTTTTATTTCTTCTTTCTTTGACTTCGGTAGCTTCGAAAAATCCATATTTCTTAATGTCTCTTCATCAAGCGGTTCATCTATAATAATTTCTTCGATTTCAATAATTTCCTCTGCTTGGAACCATTTTTTCATCTTATTTAGCCATTTCAAACGTATCACTCTTTCTACATCTGTAGTTATGTAACTAATTCTACCAGTTATTTTTAAAATATCGAGAAAATTTAAGCTAAATTGGGATTTGTATCTGCTTTTTTATCGTATTCTTTACAAAAACTCTACCTATTCCGCAGAACTCCTATCCTATTAAACCCCTTGTGGAATGAGTTTAAACCTATCCATTGTGAAATACCCTCAGCCTCTAGTCTACTATTAAAATAAAACACCGCTGTTAAATCACCTTTACAATGAGATTAAGTTTACATGCAAACCGGGTGGAGACTGGTCAAATCATTGCATCATCCTTCACGGAACCTCCGGTGGCATCCAAACTGCCGAAGCCTATAAAACACCGTTCGTTAATACTGAACCGTGTTTTGTGGGTTCCAACGTTTTTTTGCAAAAAAAGACCAATGGTACTATTCCCATTCATAAAAGCTGCTTACAACCTGCGCCACTGATTTGGAAGCGATCAAAGGGCATCTTCATCAATATCGAATTTAGGATGGTGATTGAATTATGCCTTCTCCATCCCTTTCAGTTTACAGCCGATGTAAAAGAAGCAGCCTGGAATCTTTTCTGCATAATACGAAAAATCTTCTGAACCTGAGAAAATCGGAAATTCCTAACCTTCTTAAGATCTTTGTCATTCATGCTTTCCAGGCTATTTTTCACGAAACCAGTCAGTTCAGGGTCCTTGTTGGAAAATGCTTCACTTTCTTTTAGTTCAACTCTATTAAACTTGTATATACTTCTCCATAAAAAACAGGACCGCTGCCAAGCTGGAGTTTTCCATGCTGACACGGTCCTTATGTTTTGCAAGATATTATAGTTCACGCTTTTTGTTTTTACCCAAAATGAAGATGGGCTCCAGCTCATTTTCTTCATAAAGGAAAGATAGAGCCGTTATCGGTACATGACCGCTGGCAAAGAAGCTCATGGCCATTTGCGCAAGAATATCATAACCCGTATCATTCTTCACATCGGCAATGATGATGACATCCTGATGCGGAATGGCCACGGCCATGGTTCCCTCGACCTTATCCTTCATTTCCCGGAGCCAGGATTCATTTAGGATTCTGCTGGCATCATATCCGTCATTCGTGTTCAAAAAATAAAATGCATTACCTGCAACGATATCCGACTTCATTTCAGTTGAGAGGGAACGGGCATTGAAAAGGGCAATTTCACGGATCCTGTCACCCTGCCAATTTTCCCGTTGAAGCATCTTTTCATCTATAAGGCGGTAGGTCTTCCCTAAATCAAGGGCATAGAAAATCCGGGTTTCAGCCGTATGATCATCGAATAAAAATGGATTTCCGTCTTCCGATTCCATAGGAAAGGAGGTTGAGCGGATGACTGGGAAAATGGATTTCTCCTTGCCTTCCATGCTGTGATCTTCCCCCATTACATTCAGGGCCTCTTCCACATAATAGGTAATTTCATCGATGGCTTTTTCCTGTACGTTTTCATAGTTAGCAAGTACAGGAGGCAACTCGATGGTGATCCCCTTCCCGGTCTTCACATTTTCCACACGTAACGTA
Protein-coding sequences here:
- a CDS encoding aminopeptidase; translated protein: MKDPRIETLAKNLINYSVKLQKGERILIENFGLQRELVNALVNEAYAAGGYPFVLLKDHQVDRALLMGAKEEQYKMMGEFEANVMNQMDAYIGLRAGDNINEQSDVPPEKMAIHGQTVGKVHRNIRVPKTKWVVLRYPTNSMAQLAKMSTEAFEDFYFEVCNLDYGKMSAAMDSLVELMDKTDKVRLTGPGTDLTFSIKDIKAIKCAGELNIPDGEVYTAPVKDSINGVISYNTPSPYQGFTFENVKLTFKDGKIVEAAANDTDRINKIFDTDEGARYVGEFAIGVNPYILHPMQDILFDEKIDGSFHFTPGQCYDDAFNGNHSDIHWDLVNIQRPEYGGGEIHFDDVLIRKDGRFVLPELENLNPENLK
- a CDS encoding DUF1444 domain-containing protein; the encoded protein is MKMDSTKLKNILKERLKDVNRTFKFDSKQDTLRVENVKTGKGITIELPPVLANYENVQEKAIDEITYYVEEALNVMGEDHSMEGKEKSIFPVIRSTSFPMESEDGNPFLFDDHTAETRIFYALDLGKTYRLIDEKMLQRENWQGDRIREIALFNARSLSTEMKSDIVAGNAFYFLNTNDGYDASRILNESWLREMKDKVEGTMAVAIPHQDVIIIADVKNDTGYDILAQMAMSFFASGHVPITALSFLYEENELEPIFILGKNKKREL
- the murC gene encoding UDP-N-acetylmuramate--L-alanine ligase is translated as MTAYHFVGIKGSGMSALAQILHDMNIEVQGSDYEKEFFTQLALEKAGIKILPFNEENIQPGMTIIAGNAFPDSHPEIMKAKELGLPIIRYHRFLGDFMKNFISVAVTGAHGKTSTTGLLAHVMGGPKPTSFLIGDGTGKGIVNSDYFVFEACEYRRHFLSYYPDYAIMTNIDFDHPDYYANVEDVFEAFQTMALQVNKGIFACGDDEHLPHIQAKVPVIFYGFAEGNDFQAKNVSVTPDGTTFDVHVRNNYYDTFTIPTFGKHNVLNALGVIALCKYENLDKEAVKAQLRTFGGVKRRFSEKEIGSQIIIDDYAHHPTEISATVDSARQKYPEREVVAVFQPHTFSRTQAFLDEFADSLNLADKVYLCEIFGSAREHQGKLSIEDLQDKIPGAELITENTTAILQNHENSVVLFMGAGDIQKFQAAYEHSLQVK
- a CDS encoding DNA translocase FtsK, with protein sequence MKWLNKMKKWFQAEEIIEIEEIIIDEPLDEETLRNMDFSKLPKSKKEEIKVYNQTVEKMSQTPDPDTKILFQYPKGQFKFPLIPDREQKKRKPRERNRENHEPEQGNVTKETRRPVRDPETKRRSLDREENSKIVPSNTPFRPTEIPSPIYGFRRPEKKIIPSEGIVEYELESKLPVLNKEEPDIEIPRSIPETPKAFEELTIKPSVLVQEQAEKKREGAEIPAFFRKKSIEARPEEAVSEPVIDEHAEEKESYEQDPIDFGREVAVSIMDKPAEAISVPVQSTQPPVSQGIHPESDPSEAKPEQPNRPKKHIPFNVMMLKQDREKNEFMNKMLPEKKSPNAERVIVSPDKRSLINADETEAGQAKPSSIPEREPEDGKVMSKEETPVIQGPSTLVDTEYGNVTVAVPDKTAESNIGSTPVFKPAFEQEHHISENGNQEADNTGASAEGWQSDTPEVFGSVEADDNPYYVFPNIELLTPPTYAVHDDEWLEEQTLLLDETLKNFNVRAKVVNVTQGPAVTRFEVHPEPGVKVNKVTNLMDDIKLSLAAQDMRMEAPIPGKHTIGIEIPNRKSKPVFLREVLESNEFQEHESPLAVALGLDISGQPIITDLRKMPHGLIAGQTGSGKSVCINTMLVSLLYKATPQELKLLLIDPKMVELAPYNRIPHLVSPVITDVKAATAALKWAVEEMERRYELFVHAGVRDITRFNDQAEKAGQFSSKLPYILVIIDELADLMMMSPADVEEAICRIAQKARACGIHLIVATQRPSVDVITGLIKANIPTRIAFSVSSQVDSRTIIDSGGAEKLLGRGDMLFAENGSSKTVRLQGTFVSDEEIDQVVNHVKLEQQPKYLFEQEDLLNRAQVTEEADELFFEACEFVVSQQAASASSVQRRFRVGYNRAARLIEMMEQQGVVSESRGSRPRDVLITEEELEFLHVN